A window from Cryobacterium sp. SO1 encodes these proteins:
- a CDS encoding DUF3027 domain-containing protein has translation MLDPFDPTPPKAPPVAAAKAIEPTVDEGAATTETGQTDAAPAESVQDMPELDDDEVFEADEVLVAAVDQARTALELITPAETIGEPLGYIVEGEHVLSLLFDCLMTGYPGWRWTVSLTRVEGDSAPQVLETELMPGDDSLLAPEWVPWSDRLADSKVAEELAAAGLAGNDDHDDDDDDDSDDDDDDDDDDDDDDSDDDDENAESDGAVDNGVDVLDGIDVDEALGASEQHEAEAAEAEAQTDHGAPQPPAHAGVIQFSSEDDSQHQ, from the coding sequence ATGCTTGATCCCTTCGACCCCACTCCGCCCAAGGCCCCGCCGGTCGCTGCGGCCAAGGCCATCGAGCCCACCGTTGACGAGGGTGCGGCGACCACCGAGACCGGCCAGACGGATGCGGCACCGGCCGAGTCCGTCCAGGACATGCCGGAACTGGACGACGACGAGGTGTTCGAGGCCGATGAGGTGCTCGTGGCCGCGGTCGACCAGGCCAGGACGGCCCTCGAACTGATCACTCCGGCCGAGACGATCGGCGAGCCGCTGGGCTACATCGTCGAGGGCGAGCACGTGCTGTCGCTGCTCTTCGACTGCCTGATGACCGGGTACCCGGGCTGGCGCTGGACGGTCAGCCTGACCCGCGTCGAAGGAGACTCCGCGCCGCAGGTTCTGGAAACCGAGCTGATGCCCGGCGACGATTCCCTGCTCGCTCCCGAGTGGGTGCCGTGGAGCGACCGGCTCGCCGACTCCAAGGTGGCCGAGGAACTCGCTGCCGCCGGACTGGCCGGGAACGACGACCACGACGACGACGACGACGATGACAGCGACGACGACGACGATGATGACGATGACGACGACGATGACGACAGCGACGATGACGACGAGAACGCCGAGTCCGACGGCGCCGTCGACAACGGCGTCGACGTTCTCGATGGGATCGACGTGGACGAGGCGCTAGGGGCGTCTGAACAGCACGAAGCCGAGGCCGCAGAGGCCGAGGCCCAGACCGATCACGGCGCACCACAGCCACCAGCCCACGCCGGCGTCATCCAGTTCAGCTCGGAAGACGACAGTCAGCACCAGTAG
- a CDS encoding cold-shock protein translates to MPTGKVKFYDEEKGFGFISSDDGHEVFLHASAVPAGVTVKTGMKLEFGIADGKRGAQALSVRVIEAPPSLAKLSRKPADDMAIIVEDLVKLLDGIGSSLRRGRYPDAAHSKKIAAVLRKVAEELDA, encoded by the coding sequence ATGCCCACCGGCAAAGTCAAGTTCTACGACGAGGAGAAGGGTTTTGGCTTCATCAGTTCCGATGACGGCCACGAAGTCTTCCTGCACGCGTCTGCGGTGCCCGCCGGAGTGACGGTGAAGACCGGGATGAAGCTCGAGTTCGGCATCGCCGATGGCAAGCGGGGCGCGCAGGCGCTGTCAGTGCGTGTGATCGAGGCTCCGCCGAGCCTGGCCAAGTTGAGCCGCAAGCCGGCCGACGACATGGCCATCATCGTCGAAGACCTGGTGAAGCTGCTCGATGGTATCGGGTCGAGCCTGCGCCGCGGCCGGTACCCCGACGCCGCGCACAGCAAGAAGATCGCAGCCGTGCTGCGTAAGGTCGCCGAGGAACTGGATGCTTGA
- a CDS encoding multidrug ABC transporter ATPase produces MTTQTPHDPGRLERVLAYMVAGVVGLSILAFLAVILGTAAGAGDNDGFSTGVWPAVLTLPLFGLPLGFLLIITLMVVSGIRRAREARQKME; encoded by the coding sequence GTGACCACTCAAACTCCGCACGACCCGGGCCGGCTCGAAAGGGTCCTGGCCTACATGGTGGCGGGCGTGGTCGGGCTCTCGATCCTGGCCTTCCTCGCTGTGATCCTCGGCACCGCTGCCGGTGCCGGCGACAACGACGGGTTCAGCACGGGCGTCTGGCCGGCCGTGCTCACCCTGCCCCTATTCGGTCTTCCCCTCGGCTTCCTGCTGATCATCACCTTGATGGTCGTCAGCGGAATCCGCCGCGCTCGCGAGGCTCGACAGAAAATGGAGTAG
- a CDS encoding helicase-associated domain-containing protein encodes MLTLASRLRALNDAALRRTIALRSVNPHGIHDFFDLAEALLEPAAIQATLSHLDRSTLAVLAVASDLGAPSLDELVERLADLGHDTQDAADICARVNHLDELMLLTRTDDSVRPYPAVTARLRAWPEDGLPSTAELAGVPAPTALAPLSATDGRFTERLAAERAFAAVSSIAELLTELGQEPARELSRGGLGLPDTKRLAMAMLVDIDAVAPLVGIAARAELVALDAGYWSQSAAGVDWLLLSASERWGVLAASWLGVLPADVRQILAQRPGVAWGDAMHRFVAWLYPAGGTWMDERIAAFARDAELIGITARQTTSAAGASVLVGDIDAAIATITASLPAEVGTVYLQHDLSIVAPGPLSASIDARLRTFADVESRELASSYRLSGASVNRALAAGDDAESILQFLAAISLTGVPQPVDYLIRDAADRYGRVRVGSVDPANPAGPSYVSSDDSAVLGAIAVDQTFTALALESVTATRLTSRHPADAVFWALTDARYPVAAENPAGEVVHPRRHPVVRPTRTELPDPTIALVEELRATDGGEAKAAHAWLARQLDSAIKHRETVLVSVRMPDGDVVDYLLEPASVGGGRFRARDRRADIERTLPLSSVVSIVPAP; translated from the coding sequence ATGCTGACGCTCGCCTCACGCCTCCGCGCACTGAACGACGCAGCACTGCGCCGCACGATCGCTCTCAGATCCGTGAATCCCCACGGCATCCACGACTTCTTCGACCTCGCCGAAGCCCTCCTTGAGCCCGCCGCGATTCAAGCGACGCTGTCGCATCTGGACCGCAGCACACTGGCCGTCCTGGCGGTGGCCTCTGATCTCGGCGCTCCCTCGCTGGACGAGTTGGTCGAACGGCTGGCCGACCTCGGCCACGACACCCAGGACGCCGCCGACATCTGTGCACGCGTCAACCACCTCGACGAGCTGATGCTGCTGACCCGCACCGACGACTCCGTACGTCCGTATCCCGCCGTCACGGCGCGCCTGCGCGCCTGGCCGGAGGACGGCCTGCCCAGCACCGCCGAGCTGGCCGGCGTGCCCGCACCCACCGCGCTGGCCCCACTGTCGGCGACCGACGGCCGGTTCACCGAACGGCTGGCCGCCGAACGCGCCTTCGCCGCCGTCTCGTCGATCGCCGAGCTGCTCACCGAACTCGGTCAGGAGCCGGCCAGGGAACTCAGCCGGGGCGGCCTCGGCCTGCCAGACACCAAACGCCTCGCCATGGCCATGCTGGTCGACATCGACGCCGTCGCCCCGCTCGTGGGCATCGCCGCCCGCGCCGAGCTGGTCGCCCTCGACGCCGGTTACTGGTCCCAATCCGCCGCCGGCGTCGACTGGCTGCTCCTGAGCGCCTCCGAGCGCTGGGGTGTCCTCGCCGCGTCCTGGCTCGGCGTCCTGCCCGCCGACGTACGGCAGATCCTCGCCCAGCGACCCGGCGTGGCCTGGGGCGACGCCATGCACCGGTTCGTGGCTTGGCTGTACCCGGCTGGCGGCACTTGGATGGACGAACGCATCGCCGCCTTCGCCCGCGACGCCGAGTTGATCGGCATCACCGCGAGGCAGACGACCAGTGCGGCCGGCGCATCCGTGTTGGTCGGCGACATCGACGCCGCCATCGCCACGATCACGGCCTCGCTGCCCGCCGAGGTGGGCACCGTTTACCTGCAGCACGACCTCTCGATCGTCGCGCCCGGCCCGCTCTCGGCGTCGATCGACGCCCGGCTGCGCACCTTCGCGGATGTTGAGAGCCGCGAGCTGGCCTCCAGCTACCGGTTGAGCGGCGCGTCGGTCAACCGCGCCCTGGCCGCCGGCGACGATGCGGAGTCCATCCTGCAGTTCCTGGCCGCGATCTCCCTCACCGGCGTTCCGCAACCGGTGGACTACCTCATCCGTGACGCCGCCGACAGGTATGGCAGGGTGCGGGTGGGCAGTGTCGACCCGGCGAACCCGGCCGGGCCCAGTTACGTGTCCTCCGACGACTCCGCCGTGCTCGGCGCCATTGCCGTCGACCAGACGTTCACGGCCCTGGCTCTTGAGTCGGTCACCGCCACCCGGCTGACCAGCCGGCACCCGGCCGATGCCGTGTTCTGGGCCCTCACCGACGCCCGGTACCCCGTCGCCGCCGAGAACCCGGCCGGCGAGGTGGTGCACCCGCGCCGGCACCCGGTCGTGCGGCCCACCCGAACCGAACTGCCCGACCCCACGATCGCTCTCGTCGAGGAGTTGCGCGCCACCGACGGCGGTGAAGCCAAGGCCGCGCACGCGTGGCTGGCCCGGCAGCTGGACTCGGCCATCAAGCACCGGGAGACCGTGCTGGTGAGCGTGCGGATGCCCGACGGCGACGTCGTGGACTACCTCCTCGAGCCGGCCAGCGTCGGCGGCGGCCGCTTCCGCGCCAGGGACCGGCGGGCCGATATCGAACGCACCCTGCCGCTCTCCAGCGTCGTCAGCATCGTTCCCGCCCCCTGA
- a CDS encoding DNA repair helicase XPB, with product MSDGPLIVQSDRTVLLEVAHPLAEDARHDLAVFAELERAPEHIHTYRITRLGLWNARAAGHDAANMLATLTKYSKFAIPQTVTVDLEETVGRYGRLVIDRDPEGALILRSLDAPVLTEVAAARKIAPLLVGQPTPDSFLVAPWARGQLKQELVKLGWPAEDLAGYTPGTPHDIALLEDGWALRDYQNKAVANFFEAGSGVVVLPCGAGKTLVGAGAMATAKTNTLILVTNTVSARQWRDELHKRTTLTAEEIGEYSGQVKEVKPVTIATYQILTAKRKGEYAHLELLDAMDWGLVIYDEVHLLPAPVFKLTAELQARRRLGLTATLVREDGREGDVFSLIGPKRFDAPWKEIEAQGYISPAACFEVRIDLPHSERLSYAAAPDDERYRMAATAPAKLDIVKKLVAMHPGERILVIGQYLDQIDELAETLQAPKLTGATPVDERERLYQAFRVGEENLLVVSKVANFSIDLPEASVAIQVSGSYGSRQEEAQRLGRLLRPKESGLTASFYTLVARDTVDQDFAQNRQRFLAEQGYSYTILDAHALDEPARAAS from the coding sequence ATGTCCGATGGCCCGCTGATCGTCCAAAGTGACCGCACGGTTCTGCTCGAAGTCGCGCATCCTCTGGCGGAGGATGCCCGGCACGACCTTGCCGTCTTCGCCGAGCTTGAGCGCGCGCCTGAGCACATCCACACCTACCGGATCACCCGGCTCGGCCTCTGGAACGCGCGGGCGGCCGGGCACGACGCGGCGAACATGCTCGCCACCCTCACGAAGTACTCCAAATTCGCGATCCCGCAGACCGTCACCGTCGATCTCGAGGAGACGGTGGGACGGTACGGCCGGCTGGTCATCGACAGGGACCCCGAGGGAGCGCTCATCCTGCGCAGCCTGGACGCCCCGGTGCTTACCGAGGTGGCGGCTGCGCGCAAGATCGCCCCGTTGCTGGTCGGCCAGCCCACCCCGGACTCGTTCCTGGTGGCGCCGTGGGCCCGCGGCCAGCTCAAACAGGAACTGGTCAAGCTCGGCTGGCCCGCCGAAGACCTCGCCGGCTACACGCCGGGCACCCCGCACGACATCGCCCTGCTCGAAGACGGCTGGGCGTTGCGCGACTACCAGAACAAGGCCGTGGCCAACTTCTTCGAGGCGGGCTCCGGTGTGGTGGTGCTGCCCTGCGGCGCCGGCAAGACTCTGGTGGGCGCCGGCGCGATGGCAACCGCCAAGACCAACACCCTGATCCTGGTGACCAACACCGTGTCCGCCCGGCAGTGGCGGGATGAATTGCACAAGCGCACCACCCTCACCGCGGAGGAGATCGGCGAATACTCCGGCCAGGTGAAGGAGGTCAAACCGGTCACCATCGCCACGTACCAGATCCTCACCGCCAAGCGGAAAGGCGAATACGCGCACCTCGAGTTACTCGACGCCATGGATTGGGGCCTGGTGATCTACGACGAGGTGCACCTGCTGCCCGCGCCGGTGTTCAAGCTCACCGCCGAGCTGCAGGCCCGCCGGCGGCTGGGTCTGACCGCCACCCTGGTGCGGGAGGACGGCCGGGAGGGCGACGTGTTCAGCCTGATCGGGCCCAAGCGCTTCGACGCCCCGTGGAAGGAGATCGAGGCGCAGGGCTACATCTCCCCCGCGGCCTGCTTCGAGGTGCGCATCGACCTGCCGCACTCCGAACGACTCAGCTACGCCGCGGCGCCCGACGACGAACGCTACCGGATGGCCGCCACCGCGCCGGCGAAGCTCGACATCGTCAAAAAGCTGGTGGCGATGCACCCGGGCGAACGCATCCTGGTGATCGGCCAGTATCTCGACCAGATCGACGAGCTCGCCGAGACCCTGCAGGCCCCCAAGCTCACCGGGGCCACCCCGGTCGACGAACGGGAACGGCTTTACCAGGCGTTCCGGGTCGGTGAGGAGAACCTCCTGGTGGTGTCAAAGGTGGCGAACTTCTCGATCGACCTGCCCGAAGCCTCGGTGGCCATCCAGGTGTCGGGGTCGTACGGGTCCCGGCAGGAGGAGGCCCAGCGGCTCGGCCGTCTGCTGCGCCCCAAGGAGTCCGGCCTCACCGCGAGTTTCTACACCCTGGTCGCCCGCGACACCGTCGACCAGGACTTCGCCCAGAACCGCCAGCGTTTCCTGGCCGAGCAGGGCTACTCGTATACAATCCTCGACGCCCACGCCCTCGACGAGCCCGCCCGAGCCGCCAGCTAA
- a CDS encoding pyrimidine reductase family protein produces the protein MHTLDPGDVLARYTVGDRSAPHLRVNFISSLDGAATHDGLSGGLGDDADRLVFDTVRMLTDLILVGAGTVRAEGYGGIRFSADAVAWRVKHALPEHPPVAIVSGRLDLDPALPVFTDAATRPILITHAQAPADRRAALAVVADVLVCGEASVDHALMVRTLTGLGYPQVLCEGGPSLFGSLLAADAVDELCLTLAPLLESGRAPRIAGAPDASPRRMRLAHALPAGDTLLLRYLRAR, from the coding sequence ATGCACACCCTTGATCCCGGCGACGTGCTGGCCCGCTACACGGTCGGCGACCGGTCGGCCCCGCACCTGCGGGTGAACTTCATCAGCAGCCTGGACGGCGCCGCCACCCACGACGGCCTGAGCGGTGGGCTCGGCGACGATGCCGACCGGCTGGTCTTCGACACGGTGCGGATGCTCACCGATCTGATCCTGGTCGGGGCGGGCACCGTGCGCGCCGAGGGTTACGGCGGGATCCGGTTCAGCGCCGACGCGGTGGCCTGGCGGGTCAAGCACGCCCTGCCGGAGCACCCGCCGGTGGCGATCGTCTCCGGCCGGCTCGACCTGGACCCGGCCCTTCCGGTGTTCACCGACGCGGCCACCCGGCCGATCCTGATCACCCACGCCCAGGCCCCCGCGGACCGCCGAGCGGCGCTCGCCGTGGTCGCCGACGTGCTGGTCTGCGGCGAGGCATCCGTGGACCACGCGTTGATGGTGCGCACCCTCACCGGGCTCGGCTATCCGCAGGTGCTCTGCGAGGGCGGCCCGAGCCTGTTCGGTTCGCTGCTGGCCGCCGACGCGGTGGACGAGCTCTGCCTCACCCTGGCTCCGCTGCTCGAGTCCGGCCGGGCCCCCCGCATCGCCGGCGCGCCGGATGCGTCGCCGCGCCGGATGCGCCTCGCGCACGCGCTCCCCGCCGGAGACACCCTCCTCCTGCGCTATCTCCGCGCCCGCTGA
- the folP gene encoding dihydropteroate synthase, whose amino-acid sequence MASPTSAPGIILPRLDVPVRRLNGRDFDFDREVAVMAVINRTPDSFYDRGATFALENAVAAARQAVADGADWVDIGGAKFAPGPAVPVTEEIERVVPVVAALRGAGVVISVDTFDPDVARASIVAGAHVINDTTGVHDPRMAEVVADSDATLVITHSLARPRTPYPAPQYDDVVREVAGFLRARVERALANGVPAERLIIDPGHDLNKNTRHSLELTRRLGEITALGLPTLVAVSNKDFIGETLNRDRDSRVEGTLAAAVYCILQGARIVRVHNVSAAVDAVRMTEAILGWREPAYLRHNLA is encoded by the coding sequence ATGGCCAGCCCGACCTCCGCACCCGGGATCATCCTGCCCCGGCTGGACGTGCCAGTGCGCCGCCTGAACGGCCGCGACTTCGACTTCGACCGCGAGGTGGCGGTGATGGCGGTGATCAACCGCACCCCCGACTCGTTCTACGACCGTGGTGCCACCTTCGCGCTCGAGAACGCCGTCGCCGCGGCACGGCAGGCCGTGGCCGACGGCGCCGACTGGGTCGACATCGGCGGGGCCAAATTCGCGCCCGGCCCCGCGGTGCCCGTCACCGAGGAGATCGAGCGGGTGGTCCCGGTCGTCGCCGCACTGCGGGGCGCCGGCGTGGTGATCTCGGTGGACACCTTCGACCCCGACGTGGCCAGGGCCAGCATCGTCGCGGGGGCGCACGTGATCAACGACACCACGGGGGTGCACGACCCGCGGATGGCCGAGGTCGTCGCGGACAGCGACGCCACCCTGGTGATCACGCACAGCCTGGCCCGTCCGCGCACCCCCTACCCGGCACCGCAGTACGACGACGTGGTGCGCGAGGTCGCCGGCTTCCTGCGGGCCAGGGTGGAGCGGGCGCTGGCCAACGGGGTCCCGGCCGAGCGGCTGATCATCGACCCCGGCCACGACCTGAACAAGAACACCCGGCACTCCCTCGAGCTGACCCGCCGGCTGGGGGAGATCACCGCGCTCGGCCTACCCACCCTGGTGGCCGTGTCGAACAAGGACTTCATCGGCGAGACCCTCAACCGGGACAGGGACAGCCGGGTGGAGGGCACCCTCGCCGCGGCCGTCTACTGCATCCTGCAGGGCGCCCGCATCGTGCGGGTGCACAACGTGTCGGCGGCGGTGGACGCCGTGCGGATGACCGAAGCCATTCTCGGCTGGCGCGAACCGGCCTACCTACGCCACAACCTCGCCTGA
- a CDS encoding NAD(P)/FAD-dependent oxidoreductase: protein MDGSVQPGGTGGDPIVIVGAGLAGARAAEAVRVAGFEGRVVLVGEETAAPYLRPPLSKEYLAGSADRDSVDVHPLGWYAEHAIERIAGHRAAVLDRAGHRLALDDGRELRYSRLLLATGASPRPFPGPGASLPGVHYLRTVEDADRLRAALAQGGRRVVIVGSGWIGLEVAAAAKGQGNDVIVLGRGAVPLQAALGAEVGAVFDQLHRDHGVHVGNNTNVVELEGETRSGGTRVTGVRLSDRTLVRADLVVVGLGATPNTQLALGAGLAVDNGIAVSATFQTDDPDVFAVGDVANVFHPRLGHRLRVEHWANADTAGAAAGRALLGDTTQYAAIPYFYTDQFDLSMEYSGFGDLARDAEVVFRGDRPGREFVAFWLAGGQVVAGMNVNVWDINETVQRLIRSKVRVDPRRLMDESIALEDLLEPTPGMA, encoded by the coding sequence ATGGACGGTTCAGTGCAGCCGGGCGGGACGGGTGGTGACCCGATTGTCATCGTCGGCGCCGGGCTCGCCGGGGCTCGGGCGGCCGAGGCCGTGCGGGTGGCCGGATTCGAGGGGCGGGTGGTGCTGGTCGGAGAGGAAACCGCGGCCCCGTACCTCCGCCCGCCGTTGTCGAAGGAGTACCTCGCCGGGTCGGCCGACCGGGACTCGGTGGATGTGCATCCGCTCGGCTGGTACGCCGAGCATGCGATCGAGCGGATCGCCGGGCACCGGGCCGCGGTCCTGGACCGGGCCGGGCACCGGCTGGCCCTCGACGACGGACGGGAACTGCGATATTCGCGGCTGCTGCTGGCCACCGGGGCATCACCGCGGCCGTTCCCTGGACCGGGGGCGAGCCTGCCCGGGGTGCACTACCTGCGCACGGTCGAGGATGCCGACCGGCTGCGCGCGGCGCTGGCGCAGGGCGGCCGTCGGGTGGTCATCGTCGGCAGCGGCTGGATCGGGCTGGAGGTGGCCGCCGCCGCGAAGGGGCAGGGGAACGATGTCATCGTGCTGGGCCGCGGCGCCGTGCCGCTGCAGGCCGCGCTCGGCGCCGAGGTGGGCGCGGTCTTCGACCAGCTGCACCGTGACCACGGGGTGCACGTGGGCAACAACACGAACGTCGTCGAGCTGGAGGGGGAGACCCGCAGCGGCGGCACCCGGGTGACCGGGGTACGGCTGAGCGACCGTACCCTGGTGCGCGCCGATCTGGTGGTGGTGGGCCTGGGCGCCACGCCGAACACCCAGCTCGCCCTCGGTGCCGGCCTCGCCGTCGACAACGGCATCGCGGTGTCGGCCACATTCCAGACCGACGACCCCGACGTCTTCGCGGTCGGGGACGTGGCAAACGTCTTCCACCCGCGGCTGGGCCACCGGCTCCGGGTGGAGCACTGGGCGAACGCCGATACGGCCGGCGCCGCCGCCGGGCGGGCGCTGCTGGGCGACACCACCCAGTACGCCGCGATCCCGTACTTCTACACCGACCAGTTCGACCTGAGCATGGAGTATTCCGGGTTCGGCGACCTCGCCCGGGACGCCGAGGTCGTCTTCCGGGGCGACAGGCCCGGCCGGGAATTCGTGGCGTTCTGGCTCGCCGGCGGGCAGGTCGTCGCGGGGATGAACGTGAACGTCTGGGATATCAACGAGACCGTGCAGCGACTCATCCGGTCCAAGGTCAGAGTCGACCCGCGCCGACTCATGGATGAGAGCATAGCCTTGGAAGACCTGCTCGAGCCGACCCCCGGCATGGCCTGA
- a CDS encoding response regulator transcription factor has product MTDGPRILIVDDEPNIRDLLTTSLRFAGFAVRAVGNGAQAISAVLEEEPDLIILDVMLPDMNGFGVTKRLRSAGYTAPILFLTAKDDTEDKITGLTVGGDDYVTKPFSLDEIVARIKAILRRTMHADEDAVIRAGELTMDQDTHEVLVGDQPIELSPTEFKLLRYLMLNPNRVLSKAQILDHVWEYDFNGDAGIVESYISYLRRKVDMHSSEPLIQTKRGFGYMLKAAKA; this is encoded by the coding sequence ATGACTGACGGCCCCCGCATCCTTATCGTTGACGACGAACCCAATATCCGGGATCTCCTCACCACCAGCCTCCGCTTCGCCGGGTTTGCCGTTCGCGCGGTCGGTAACGGCGCCCAGGCGATCTCCGCCGTGCTTGAGGAAGAGCCCGACCTGATCATCCTCGACGTGATGTTGCCCGACATGAACGGTTTCGGCGTGACCAAGCGCCTGCGTTCGGCCGGCTACACCGCGCCGATCCTCTTCCTCACGGCGAAGGACGACACCGAAGACAAGATCACCGGCCTCACCGTCGGCGGCGATGACTACGTGACCAAGCCGTTCAGCCTCGACGAGATCGTGGCCCGGATCAAAGCCATCCTGCGCCGTACGATGCACGCCGACGAAGACGCGGTCATCCGCGCCGGCGAGCTCACCATGGACCAGGACACCCACGAGGTGCTCGTCGGCGACCAGCCCATCGAGCTCAGCCCCACCGAGTTCAAGCTGCTGCGTTACCTGATGCTCAACCCCAACCGGGTGCTCTCCAAGGCGCAGATCCTCGACCACGTCTGGGAGTACGACTTCAACGGCGACGCCGGCATTGTGGAGTCCTACATCTCGTACTTGCGCCGCAAGGTGGACATGCACTCCAGCGAGCCGCTGATCCAGACCAAGCGCGGTTTCGGATACATGCTCAAGGCCGCCAAGGCATAG